The genome window GTTTGGATAAACAATAATACAAAAAAACAGATAGAATATATTTCTCAAGATGCTGAGATATTAAAATTAAAACTAAATGCATATAATGGGTCAAACAATAAAAGAGATATAGAAATACAAACTGCAATAGAAGAAGAAAAAGATGGGAATCCTGGAAAAAAGATTGCAACTAATGTTCAGAAATTTACAATTAACGAAGCAAATCTTAATAATGCTTCAACTGTTCGATATCAATTTGAATACAAAGTTGAAGATTTAAGAGATTATTCAATTTCTGATAAAGATGGAAAACAAAATATACTTATCCATACAACTCTTTGGGAAGGAAATAGTTTAAAAGATTACTTTATTATTAAAGCAATATTAAATATAGTTCCAAAAGTTTCTTCAATAAACCCAGCAACTGGAAAAGGTGGAGATACTATAACAATAAATGGATTTTCTTTTGGTAAAAATAAAACAACAAAAAGTAAGGTATTAATTGGAAATAAACAGGTTGAAATTACTAGTTGGAGTGACAAAGAAATTAAAATTAAACTTCCTTTAGATATTGAAAGTGGACCTGTTGTTGTTTATACAGGAGAAAAATATGAATATGAATCAAATAAAGATGTTTTATTTAATACTTTGCCAAAATGTGATGGCTTTTCTGAAGTTAGAGGAACAACACCAAGTTGGAGTAATATTGATTGTAAATGGGAAACATATGAAAGGTTAATTCAATTATGTATTCAGTTAAAAGATGGAAAAATAAAAAATGATAGTAATACATGTTACAATTCTTATCAAGATGTTTCAGGGAGTTATGACCAAAATGGAAATGTAAATTTTATTTTCACATGGAAATCACAAGAAACAAATGATAATTATGGTTATATTGTAACAGGAACATTTACAGGAAAGTTTGTAAAAGGATGTATTTTTTATGGAACTGCAAAAGGTAAAGTTAGGGTTTATAATAAGAATCCTACTTATTGTAAACCATATGATATAGAGAAAGAATTTACATCTCCAATGTATGACAAAAACTATAAGCCATAATTAAAATATATTGACTAAAAAAAATTAATAATTATAATAAACTATGCTTTTACAATTATTGTAAACAATATTTTTAATTTTAATTTAAAAGATAATAAAAACAAAAAAGTATTTGGAGGATTTATGGAAGAGATTATTAAGATAGAAAATCTCAAAAAAAGATATTCAAATGGAGTTGAGGCAGTAAAAGGAGTAACATTTTCAATTAATAAAGGAGAAATTTTTGGATTTTTAGGTCCAAATGGAGCAGGAAAAACAACAACTATTAAAGTTATAATAGGACTTTTAAGACCAACATATGGAAAAGTTTTTGTTGATGGTATTGATATTTCAAAAAACCCTAATGGAGTAAGAAATTTAATCGGATATGCATCACAAGAAACAAGTGTTGATGATAACTTAACAGGATGGGAAAATCTCTATATACAGGGAAAACTTTATCACATTCCTTTAAGAGAAATTGAAGAAAGAGGAAAAGAATTACTTAAAATGTTTAATCTTTGGGATAGAAGATTTGATCTTGTTTCAACTTATTCTGGTGGTATGAGAAAAAGATTAGATATATCACTTGCACTTATTCATAGACCAAAAATTCTTTTTCTTGACGAACCAACACTCGGATTAGACATACAAACAAGAGTTTCAATTTGGGAATATATAAGAAAATTGAGATGTGATTTTGGAATGACAATATTTTTAACTACACATTATATGGAAGAGGCAGATGAACTTTGTGATAGAGTTGCAATTATTGATATGGGCGAAATAAAAGCAATTGATAAACCTGGTAAATTAAAAGAGATAATAGGGGGTGATATTATTACTTTTACTTTGAAAGATAGTGAAAATAAAAATTTATTTCTTGAAAAAGTTAAAAATCTTCCAAGTGTATCAAACCTAAAACTTCTTCAAAATGGAATTTATCAAGTAATTGTCTCTCAAAATGGAGATAGATTAATTCCTGAAATATTTAAAATTGCTGGAGAGCAAAAAGTTGAAATTGATTCAGTTAGATTAAAAAGGCCATCCCTTGATGATGTTTATCTTCATTTTACAGGTAAAACTATAAGAGAAAGTGAAGAGAGTAAAGAAGATATAATAAGGAGAAACATCACAATTAGGAGGGCAAGAAGATGAAAACATTTATATCAGATATATTTATTATATGTAAAAGAGAATTGATTAAATTTTTTAGACAAAAAGCAAGAATTTTTGCAACAATATTTCAACCGTTAATTTGGTTAGGTCTTATGGGAAATACAATGAGTAGATTAACTAATAATCCATTTGCTTCACAAATTTTTGGAACTTCAAATTATCTTTCTTTTATGACTCCAGGGATTGTAATAATGACTTCACTATTTGGTGGAATTTTTGGAGGAAGTTCAATTATTTGGGATAGAAGAATAGGATATCTTGATAAACTTTTAACATCACCAATAAATAGAGTTGCAATTCCAGTAGGCAAAGCACTCTCAAGTATGATAGCAGCAAGTCTTCAAAGTAGCATTATACTCTTTATTGCTTATATTTTTGGTGTAAGATACTCAACTGGAATTTTAGGAGTGCTTGTTATTATTTTATTTTGTATGTTATTTACATTTATTTTTGCAGGTCTCT of Caldisericia bacterium contains these proteins:
- a CDS encoding ATP-binding cassette domain-containing protein, with protein sequence MEEIIKIENLKKRYSNGVEAVKGVTFSINKGEIFGFLGPNGAGKTTTIKVIIGLLRPTYGKVFVDGIDISKNPNGVRNLIGYASQETSVDDNLTGWENLYIQGKLYHIPLREIEERGKELLKMFNLWDRRFDLVSTYSGGMRKRLDISLALIHRPKILFLDEPTLGLDIQTRVSIWEYIRKLRCDFGMTIFLTTHYMEEADELCDRVAIIDMGEIKAIDKPGKLKEIIGGDIITFTLKDSENKNLFLEKVKNLPSVSNLKLLQNGIYQVIVSQNGDRLIPEIFKIAGEQKVEIDSVRLKRPSLDDVYLHFTGKTIRESEESKEDIIRRNITIRRARR
- a CDS encoding IPT/TIG domain-containing protein, with product TPYYSTKSNEKIIRMPYYEQIGGSCVSTSAQMLLKYSGVDIELFEILKEIKSSDTDFGLSESLFANNLREFISKEIGFTVNNIPYFGIAHLKWRTLSELDKGHPVILSWGKHAVVVLGYTNNGSEIIIHDPQNISPATNDNGTMYTVRSWDWIRERHKVATEKYLILYPEGTFASSHALSLMCPGNDEQNAMSAGEIAFYVTNPSTLKLISFYQLQIKPSNEKDGYVWINNNTKKQIEYISQDAEILKLKLNAYNGSNNKRDIEIQTAIEEEKDGNPGKKIATNVQKFTINEANLNNASTVRYQFEYKVEDLRDYSISDKDGKQNILIHTTLWEGNSLKDYFIIKAILNIVPKVSSINPATGKGGDTITINGFSFGKNKTTKSKVLIGNKQVEITSWSDKEIKIKLPLDIESGPVVVYTGEKYEYESNKDVLFNTLPKCDGFSEVRGTTPSWSNIDCKWETYERLIQLCIQLKDGKIKNDSNTCYNSYQDVSGSYDQNGNVNFIFTWKSQETNDNYGYIVTGTFTGKFVKGCIFYGTAKGKVRVYNKNPTYCKPYDIEKEFTSPMYDKNYKP
- a CDS encoding ABC transporter permease encodes the protein MKTFISDIFIICKRELIKFFRQKARIFATIFQPLIWLGLMGNTMSRLTNNPFASQIFGTSNYLSFMTPGIVIMTSLFGGIFGGSSIIWDRRIGYLDKLLTSPINRVAIPVGKALSSMIAASLQSSIILFIAYIFGVRYSTGILGVLVIILFCMLFTFIFAGLSLIIGTTLKTIETFFTIINFFTLPITFSSTALFPLEAMPKWLQYIARINPLSYAVNPIRTLTIKGWELSPLIQGLLIILLFDAFIFSLMYLTYKKLTTE